GCGTGATTGTTGACTAACTCCCCGTGTTGGTAATCCCATCATGGGATTATGTTCGCTGATGTGCACACGGGAGCCTTGACTATCAAGTTACATTTTGGTTTTGGCGAGAAGAACGCTGTGTGCCAAAGAGCCGCCATGATCCAACCAAAACACAGCACGCTCTATTTTAGGTTCACTGCCTTTCTTTTGTGCTGTGTAATGTGGAAACATGTTTCATATTAATCATTCTCATGAGTACAGGACATCCAGGATGTTTGGCTCAGAGCGTTTAATCGCTGAATCGGTTTGTTTGGTGTTCTCGCTTGATGGTGGAGTGGGGCAGTATTTGGGACGCCTCCACAGTCTGTGTATTGCTGACCGTGGAGGGAGTCTGCAGAACCTGAAGGAGTTCTAGCACAGGAGCACAAACGTGTACTGCTGTGCACAGGAGCCCAACAAGACAGCTGCAAAACATTACGTTTTTTTACTTTCACCACTTCTCTTTCCAGTAGACGGCCTTTTTCCACTGTGGAACCAACGTCATCCCAACCACCCGTATTCTATACACCTCTCCTCAAACCCACAAGACCAAAACGATGTCTGAATGTGGCAGAACACAGGAGCTTCTGATCTACCGCTCCAATCATCGCTTAGTTAGTGTTATTGTCCAACTTAAGTCCCAAAATAACATAAACAAACCACCCAGTTGATCTGCAAGGTCTGTAGGAGGCCTGTGGCCTTGAAGAGGGCAGAGATGACGGCTCCAAAGTGCCCCTTTGCATTCGCCGTGTGACGTGTTCCCGATGACGCTAACTTGTGAAAATGTGGTTACTGTGAATGTACCACCAATGTTCTTTCTCTCTAAGGACTCAATtaagaagtcaaagaaaaagaagaagcataaGCACAAAGATGTATGTAAAACTTCCTCCTGTGATGCACAAAGTGTCCCGAAGCGAGGCGTGTTTGTGATCGCTGTTCTTTGTTCTCAGAGGAGCGTCTGTGATGACGACTGCAGCGTCCTCTCCAGCAGGGTCAGTAGCCGTGTGTTGCATGCAGCCTGTTGCAGTGCGTTTCTAGACCCCCTGTCACTCATCAGCCTCCTCTCTGTCGTGCTCTCAGAGCTCAAGACTCAGTGATGAAAGCAGAGCGTCTCGCTCCTCCAGGCTCGACCTCACGGTGCGTGTTGCCCCCGTCCAGTAGCTGACCCTTGGGGATACCTGGCTACTTTGATGCCGTTGGTTGTTGCATGTGGAAGGAGAGCTGCCGAACAAATGACTTATAATCGTCCGTATAAACAACTACCAGCCTGCGAAGCGTTGACACTATGAGATGTGCTGTCAGGGTGGTGTTTGATATTAtcacctgtgccccccccccccctcccctctcagaGCTCCAGACTGAGTGATGACACCCGGGTGTCTCGTGCCTCCAGACTAGACCTGCGGCCGGTGGGTGGCATCGCAGAGAATGTCCTAACATCTCCCTCGTATTACTTGCAATGTTTGGGTCAAATCACTTGAccttaaatgtatttaacatttaatttgGACAGTGATGACCTTGTTGAGGTTACTGGAAGGATACATATGCGGCTACGTCAAGATAAGCTGTTAACAATGGTACAAATTCATCAGGTGTACTGGATTATATTCAGTAGTAGTGACCCTAAAATATCACAACGTGTGGTAAATGACTCTACCTTTTGATTTATTGGGTTACTTGAATGAATCCAAACACTAAATCATGACATTTTACATACTTACCGTACCGTGAAATACATATCTGCTAATTAAGAGCAATCATGCTTCATTTTCAGTTTGTAGACTGACGTCGTGAAGTCAACTACATCATAAGAGATAAAAAAGCTTGTTTGAATCATGTCCCTTTAGGGCTTCCGTAGCTTTCCAGCAGTGGTGGTGTTAAAATATAATGTTCATAGAGGCTTGTGGTGCGTTCTTAACAGgtcccacacacactcctgtgttTCCCCCAAGGAGACATGGAGGTGCATCTATgtcatttatttctgtgtgtttgtgatcacCAGTCCtgtaacatttcttttaaacaatCCGTTCATATCTTAAGCCTTTTGGCGAGCATGCTGATTTCTTTCTGTATACAAAACGAGCTGCACTTATGACCTCCAGAGATGAATGTCAAGTTGGGCGTCCTTCTCTTTGCTCCTTACTCGTGTTTCCTCTTTCCTCATTTCAGGCGTCTTATGCTTCCTCAGACTTGTACAACTTCAATGGTCTGTCCTCTTCCAGAAATGGCTACCAGGTCTGTACACGGCCGAAAGACCAGAAACGTACTGTAGTGGccagctgacctttgacctctctgtGGACGGGGACATGAGAATATATGCTTACACAGCGTTAAATACTCCTTCAAGTTTCACAAGCTAAAGCAGCTCCTTACTCCAGactccctcctctgctctcagTCCTGCAGGTCACTCAGTCAGCTCCATCGCAGGGTTGGTTCCATTCATTTCCACCTCCGCTTCTACCCACTCTAACTTCCACGCGTTGTCAACCTGCACCACTTGTAGATCTACCTTTTTTAACTTCAGCCAGCATTCACGTCGCAGTAGACTTTGGTTGTAAATGGAGCCACAGACCGATGAggagaaaaggtgtgtgtgtgtgcgtcgttgTTCGCGTACTGATGCACTGTTTGTGTGACCTGTGCAGAGCTCCTTGTATGAAGACGGCCTCGGCGGCGGGTCAACGCGAGTCTCTGGCTCCAGCTCTCGTGTAAGACTCCCCTGGAGTTGTTGGTTTGATGCATTTAAAGTCAGTGAGTGGAACCAGTGTGAAATAAGCACACAAGTCCTGTGCAGAGTTTGCCTTAAGTTGTCGTTTGAGtggttttttttcatgttgctGACTTTAATGTAATTGGATTTAAATCTGTCATTGTGTGCGCTGTTTATATGCACATTTCAACGGGTTGTGATCCGGGCATCGGTCCTCTCCAgcctgtgtttgctgctgttggggtgaggatgaggatggtAGTGATGCATTTTATTCCGGAAGCACTTTAAACCCAAAGACATTGCACCAAGGAGATCAAATGGGAGGATGAATTTGAAACCGTTGCATGCGCATGCTTGTTTGCGTTTTGCCTCCAGCTGCAGCCAGAACCGTGACggtgtgttttctctgcagaCTTTAGAGTACTCTAGTTATCGCAGCCCCGGCTCCAGAGCCTCGTCCAGGGCTGGTTCGGCCCGCGCAAGCCCAGTGGTGAGCTCCACCCACCCAGACACCCTACTTGCAACCCCGGGGTTTAGAGGGAGATacggctttgtgtgtgtgaacccaCTGTACAACATTTAGTTTGTGTGTCAAAAGGACTCTGTTAGACATTATTACATGATGGTTTCTTGGCATGGTTTGCAGAGTTGGATGTGTATAAAACTTGGTATCCTGTGTGtaacccttttttttcattttcttttcatgtcacCCTGACTGAGACGagtgaattcattcattttttttcaagggaTAGGATGCAATGATCTATAATAGGAAAGAAGAACGTGAGAAACGAGCTTAGATGTTTTTTGTTGCTCTGcttcgccccctggtggtcggtGCAGGAACACAGCGCCTCCGTTGCCAGTTTTCTGAGGAGCTCTGCCGGTAGCGGTGGCCTCCCCCAGGACCTGGACGATGTTACTATTCCTGACTTTCCTCATGTGAGTGGCTTTGCTGCCGCAGGAGGTCacttgctgtttgtttgctttccttTCTGTGCACTTCACCCTGCAGGGAGGGCGGATCGTaccctgtgtttgtgtcagaggTCAACTCCTGGGTCCACTGTGGGGACTacgagtgtttttgtgtgtttgggcaCAAGCTGCAGATGTGACATGATCTGTTTGATGGTGTGCTTTTATTTTAGGGATATTTGATGCTTCGCACACAGATTATTTGCATGACGTTGTTAATTCTTTGTGCCTGTTGTGAGGATTGTGGGATCCTTCCTCCCTCACCTGGTCTCCTCGGTTTGCTCtaactgtttttctttgtctcaaCAGGTGGAGGACAGAGATTATCTTGAGAAGGTGAGTGGATCACATGCTgtgaatcaggaacatttattggcaaaaagtgacatacaaggaatttgacttgtcAGTTGGTGCATCAGACAGTAACACAATGACAAGACCGATAAGACAACATGAAATATAGTATGAAATATAGGGCTAGGGGATATAGaataaactatttaaaaagaaagtataAGAAGGAAtataaattcaaaataaaagttaaaaataaagtgcactagcgaacagaataccatactctacacaactgtgttgtgagtgtatgtggagtgtgaagagagtgaccggtgggatgtcagtcagtcagtggggatcccggctctgttgatgagcccgactgccgacaggaagaaactgttggtgtggcgggaggtcttagtcctgatggacctcagcctcctgccagatggaaggggcacaaacaggttttgtccggggtgagaggggtctgctaccatctttttagctcgcttcagggtcctagaaagtcctgcagggacggcagattgcagccgatcaccctctctgcagagcggatgacacgctgcagcctgccctggtccttggctgtggctgcagcgtaccagaaggtgatggaggagcagaggatggactctgatggccgtgtagaagtggaccatcatcgtctttggcaggttaaatttcttcagctgcctcaggaagaacaacctctgctgagccttcttggtgatggagctgttCAGCTcacacttgaggtcctgggtgatgatggagcccaggaaggAATCCACAtcggtgacgggggagtcgcacagggtgatgggggaagttGGGGCTCTGtacttcctgaaatccacaaccaacTCCACTGTCTTGTctggttgttctggctgcaccacgacaccagatggtcagactcccacctgtaggcggactcgtccccaccagagatcagtccgatgagggtggtgtcatccgcaaacttcaggagcttgacagactggtgactggaggtgcagctgttggtgtacagggagaagagcagaggggaaagaacgcagccttggggggaaccggtgctgattgtccgagaggctgagacatgtttccccagcttcacgtgctgcttcctatcggacaggaagtcagtgatgaCTTGTGCAGTCGGgaacgtgcagctgggagagtttgtcctgcagcagagacgggatgatggtgttgaaagcagagcagcatgaagtggagggccatgttgacagcatcgcctacagacctgttggttcTGTAGGGAAACTGCAGGGAGTCCAAGGGGGGTGGGGAGTCAGTGAGGGTCTTCGGGTGGGACAGGACTTCttcgttcaaaagacttcatgactacagaggtcagggcgacgtcCTGCGATCCTGGgctttggtggagctgtggggatgGAATCAGGACATTGACTGtgaaatctgcagtagaactgtTGTTGAAGTTTCTCAGAGTGCAGACGTTTAGCATCTTTCACCAccttgctaaacctgtattttgactgtgtacaagtctttgtccctgctcctaaatgcctgCTTTGTCGTTGTTATAACTGTGTGTAAAGGGACATCATATAGCTTCTGATCTATACTGGTTTCTCTCCTTCAtctatattttacaaatatttattccTTCATCATTTCTATAAAATGCGGGGACATTTTTTTACCTGTGAAAAATAGTTTTGGCCCCCGTTGATATCATTGTTTGTGTAGCTacactttttcatttaaaaaaaaaacattaaacaaaaaacTTTTCAATTGTCCTGATGATTTAACAGAATGCTAAAAGCCATTTGTGTAATGAATGTCTTCTTCCTCAGGGGTCGCGAGCAGCTTCTGCCTTGACAGCAGCGACCCTCACCTCGGTGGGCGGGACCTCCTCGCGGAGAGGAAGTGGCGAGACGGCCATTGCTATAGATGCAGAGACCTCTATACGGGAAATCAAGGTAATGGTTAAAAGATGTGAACGTTGTGGCGGTATTTAACGTGCAGAGAAGTAAAGCGTTTGGTTTGTCACATCTGGGCTACCATAGAAACAGGCCCCAACCCCTACGTAGCTATGAAGGGCTCATTATACCTAAAACAGCCATTCCTACTTTCAGTGTGATCATAAAATACTCCATTCATGATAATAGATCCTGACTAGTGCTACACACTGGCCCTTCATCAAATTGACCAATAGACCCACAATTACTTGCACATTAAAAGAATCCTAAGAACAGTAGAAGAGGCAAAGTCACTTCTCCACCCAGCTTCATTTTCCACGACACATGAGGGTCACTGGATGTCCCTTTAGTCCTCTAAAGGCTCACAAGAGGAGAGGAGTCGGTGTAGCAGGAGGACTGAAATGCGGTCGTGCTCATTTTCGTTCCTTCTACAAACGCTGTGTTGCTTTTCTCATCGGTCTAATCGGTGAATCATCACCTCCACTGTTTGCTTCTCTGCTCACTGCTGCTGACTCTTCACCAGGAGATTCACGAACTGAAGGATCAAATTCAAGATGTGGAATCCAAGTACACACAAAACCTAAAAGAAGTTAAGGTATATAAGCTTGAAAGACTGAGTCACTGTTTACTAATAGGTTTGCTGTCCCTAACTTCCTCTGATGGTTCAACCCTTTCTACTGCCACAGTGGGTCAGATATGCAGTGAATTGTTAAGACAAATTCAGTTATACAGCCAATAAACCAACAGAGCGCTGATGCTCTCCATTAACCATTTTAGAATTAGGAATGCTGCTCCAGAAGAGGTACAAGTACAACCGCAGTCAGGGAGCTCCGATCGATTGTTATTAATTCACTCTCAGCGAAACGCCTGGAGACTGATAGTCTTCCATAAGCATAATAAATGTTGGGTGTGTCTAAAAAGAGGAGCGAGGGAGACTCACACGTACAccgagcagaggagcagaaccGCTACAAACCGACTCGGGGATCAGACGCCTTGATGGAAGATTTGACTTTAGTCCTTTTGTGAGGCTCAAATGCTGGGCTGCCGTCGGGCTCTTTCAATTTTTCTGGGCTCATGTTTTCTAACTCTGCAAACTGTTGAAGACTAGTCTGCACATTGCATGTCTTACTTcattttgtcctgtgtgtgtgtgtgtgtgtattagccTACGCTTAACATGGTACACAGTTGTGCAGGTAGACGATTGCGTTGTCTGGAATTGTCTGCGAGCTGCACCGACCTGTTACACCAAACTAATGTTCATCTTTCGTGTTTGTGCCGTGACATCAGGATGCTTTAGGAGAAGTGGAGGAGAAGTACCGTAAGGCCATGGTGTCCAATGCCCAGCTGGATAACGAGAAGAACAACCTGATGTACCAGGTGGACACGCTGAAGGACTCTCTCATGGAGCTGGAAGAGCTGCTGTCTGAGTCCCGCCGAGGGTACGAGGACAAAGTCAAGGTACAGCTGCTTTCTCGATAACTCCTAATCCTGCTCTGTAACAAGGAGGAGTGTTACTGTGCTGCCTGGTCAacctttagttgtttttttctagctTTGGTTTTAGTCCGTGACCTTCAATGTAGACCAAAGACCTGTTTTCAGCCCAAAATGCCACCAGTAGCAATGCAGCACCATTGAGGGGTTGTCAATTTAGTCTTTCTGCTTCTTTAGTCTGTGTTACTACAACAAAAACCGTAAAAAACGCGTTATATTTGTATGAAGGAGGATCCATTATATGGTTAGTGTTGAACACTGTTTCAATGAGGACTGTGACTCCCACAGCGGCCTCGGTAGCATTGCTGTGATGTTTGGGAACGGGGTGTGTATGAGTTGGGTGTttctaatgaaaacaaataattgtCGATCTGTCTGTTGTTCCTCACAGGAATACGAGCGAGAGAAACACAGCCACACTGTGCTTCAGTTCCAGTTCACTGAAATGAAAGAGACGCTAAAACAAAGTGAGGAGCTGCTGAATGTGAGTATTCGTCCCCCCGTGTGAAGGTACAGAAATGGAGCCTCCCATTGGTTCAGAAGGCCGAGGGGAAGAAAGTAAAAGGTCTTCTTTTGACCTGTCAGTCACCTAGAAAGGCTCCAATGCTCCGCTTTCTTTCAACACTGTACATGCATGCACTGCTTGTCTCCTTCCTACTCTCTCTGCATCTCAACCTTGCTTCCCTTCTGCTGCTGTTTAGGACATCCGTCAGCTGCGTATCAAGCAGGAAGGTTTCGTTAGAGAAATCTCTGACCTGCAGGAGACGGTGGAGTGGAAGGATAAGAAGATTGGGGTACGGTCTCTGAGCCCTGGTCACGCAGTTTTGTGCTTTTGGTGCATCTTCTTCAGCATTCACTTTTAACCTCATGCAATCTGAATTTCCTTTGCACAAAACTGAATGCCAgctttttccttccccttcctctcctcttctggcCCACTTTCCTCTCCTGTCTCTCTGGCACCACGCTGCTCCGCTCAGGCCTTAGAGCGACAGAAAGAATATACGGACGCTATTCGCATTGAGCGAGATGAGCTCAGGGAAGAGACGGTGAAGCTGAAAGACATTCTGAAGGTACTCAGTCAGGCTGcgatgtgtgtgtactgtgggGAAGTGGTGAAGTTTTGAATATTGTTGTCACGGTAACTAAAGCTTTAAAGTGAAAACCATATCCTGCGTTATTGAAGATAGATGGTTCAAATATATTTGGTCTACTTTATTTACGTGCAGCGTTTCCATTGTGGCTCActgtgaaggtgtgtgtttgccttCCCGCTCTTTCTAGAAACATGGAATCGTACTGGGTCCTGATCTCAACATCAACGGAGAGCTTGGGGAGGCAGAAGTGGTCGAGACCCCCGGTGCAGACCATGTCACTCAACCGGCTGCAGACGCTCAGGGCGCCCCGACGGAGGGGAACAGCATGCTCGGTAAACCTTAAACTGTCTCACGGCCTTCAGTCCAAAATGCTTTAAAGTGGTGATGGAACAGAAATATTATGCAATCAACATATAAAGCCAGGAGATATTCTCTGACAAGTTGAGTTATCATTTGGAATGAACTCTTCAGTTCTACTACTACTGTGCTCGTGGATGTCGAGTCTCTTTAACTGTGATTTTCAGTTTTCTGAAAGGATAAGTCTGGTGATGTTCTGCATTTGTCTGGAGAATGAACGTTTATTCTTGAGGTTGGGCACTTACATGGAACAGAAAACCGCCCCGACAAGGTGAACTTTGTAGTTATTGTGGAGCTCTCAATGCTCAACGGGAACACTGACAAAATACTGATCcctttataaaaaatacattaggcAGTCGTGAGCAGTTTAGGATTTCCCTCCGTAGGAGCCAAAGACCTCGTGCTACCGACCAGGCGAGAGCCACACAGTAGTAGAGAAACGTCAGCCTTATCCTTTCAGGGAGCATCTATCCAACCTCTTCATTTCCTGTTCAGACTTACAAGCTCGGCATGCTTCTGGGCCCCTGGGGCCTCCTCACCCTTTTCACCCTTGTTTTCATTACCAATGTGTTGgcttttgatttgtttctcTTGCAAAATGTCTTTTCAACATTTAAGCAAACACATACTTCACACCAACAGGGTTTATGTTACAAAGCATTTGATAATGATTTAGATGGAAGTACTATTTGTAAGGAACAAGTTATATGTACATATAATCCTACTATAACGTATACATCTTCAAAGCTGCCGGATTCTTCTCTTGTTGATTGATGTGCTGGGAATCAAGAACGTACTTGTGGTGTTCTTCctgcctttcttcttcttcttctcgtgcCTCTCTTGGTCATCATGGCTCCGtgattctcttcttcttctcttcaacTGCACCAATCAGGTGTTCTGCTTTACCTTGACTTCTGCTGATGCACTTCCTCGTGAAGATTACAGTTTTGAGCGTCATTTCTTGAGTCCTCTCCTTTTGTCCCTCCATCACTGAGTACTCTTCATGATCTCTCAGGCGACACGGAGGAGACTCCGTTGAGGAGttgcagagaggaagaagcgGCTCCAGAGCAGCATCGGCTGTTTGAGGAAGGGAAACGGCATCACGCGAGCGGTGAtgctctctgtgctgctgctgggtcCACACTGGAGACATCTGGAAAAGAACAAGCAAC
The window above is part of the Gasterosteus aculeatus chromosome 16, fGasAcu3.hap1.1, whole genome shotgun sequence genome. Proteins encoded here:
- the lrrfip1a gene encoding leucine-rich repeat flightless-interacting protein 2 isoform X33 — translated: MGTQGTGRKRSTKKERSTAEDDALNLIAREAEARLAAKRAARAEAREIRMKELERQQKEIFQVQKKYYGLDTKLDDRTDSKWGDIEQWMEDSERYSRSSRIQTLSDDDERMSVGSRGSVRSDLDAVGAHGGGDSIKKSKKKKKHKHKDRSVCDDDCSVLSSRSSRLSDESRASRSSRLDLTSSRLSDDTRVSRASRLDLRPASYASSDLYNFNGLSSSRNGYQSCRSLSQLHRRSSLYEDGLGGGSTRVSGSSSRTLEYSSYRSPGSRASSRAGSARASPVEHSASVASFLRSSAGSGGLPQDLDDVTIPDFPHVEDRDYLEKGSRAASALTAATLTSVGGTSSRRGSGETAIAIDAETSIREIKDALGEVEEKYRKAMVSNAQLDNEKNNLMYQVDTLKDSLMELEELLSESRRGYEDKVKEYEREKHSHTVLQFQFTEMKETLKQSEELLNDIRQLRIKQEGFVREISDLQETVEWKDKKIGALERQKEYTDAIRIERDELREETVKLKDILKKHGIVLGPDLNINGELGEAEVVETPGADHVTQPAADAQGAPTEGNSMLEIRLRKLVDEREKMIEQVKKLKSQLDLKTQRNGTDSSVSPDGEILENGNDPNLIELQRDSSRQISDFKFKLVKTEQEVTALEQNVTRLEGQVLRYKSAAENAEKVEDELKAEKRKLQRELRTALDKVDELESNNSHLSKRLEKIKSSRGMAQTP
- the lrrfip1a gene encoding leucine-rich repeat flightless-interacting protein 2 isoform X37, yielding MGTQGTGRKRSTKKERSTAEDDALNLIAREAEARLAAKRAARAEAREIRMKELERQQKEIFQVQKKYYGLDTKLDDRTDSKWGDIEQWMEDSERYSRSSRIQTLSDDDERMSVGSRGSVRSDLDAVGAHGGGDSIKKSKKKKKHKHKDRSVCDDDCSVLSSRSSRLSDESRASRSSRLDLTSSRLSDDTRVSRASRLDLRPASYASSDLYNFNGLSSSRNGYQSCRSLSQLHRRSSLYEDGLGGGSTRVSGSSSRTLEYSSYRSPGSRASSRAGSARASPVEHSASVASFLRSSAGSGGLPQDLDDVTIPDFPHVEDRDYLEKGSRAASALTAATLTSVGGTSSRRGSGETAIAIDAETSIREIKDALGEVEEKYRKAMVSNAQLDNEKNNLMYQVDTLKDSLMELEELLSESRRGYEDKVKEYEREKHSHTVLQFQFTEMKETLKQSEELLNKHGIVLGPDLNINGELGEAEVVETPGADHVTQPAADAQGAPTEGNSMLEIRLRKLVDEREKMIEQVKKLKSQLDLKTQRNGTDSSVSPDGEILENGNDPNLIELQRDSSRQISDFKFKLVKTEQEVTALEQNVTRLEGQVLRYKSAAENAEKVEDELKAEKRKLQRELRTALDKVDELESNNSHLSKRLEKIKSSRGMAQTP
- the lrrfip1a gene encoding leucine-rich repeat flightless-interacting protein 2 isoform X32; protein product: MGTQGTGRKRSTKKERSTAEDDALNLIAREAEARLAAKRAARAEAREIRMKELERQQKEIFQVQKKYYGLDTKLDDRTDSKWGDIEQWMEDSERYSRSSRIQTLSDDDERMSVGSRGSVRSDLDAVGAHGGGDSIKKSKKKKKHKHKDRSVCDDDCSVLSSRSSRLSDESRASRSSRLDLTSSRLSDDTRVSRASRLDLRPASYASSDLYNFNGLSSSRNGYQSSLYEDGLGGGSTRVSGSSSRTLEYSSYRSPGSRASSRAGSARASPVEHSASVASFLRSSAGSGGLPQDLDDVTIPDFPHVEDRDYLEKGSRAASALTAATLTSVGGTSSRRGSGETAIAIDAETSIREIKEIHELKDQIQDVESKYTQNLKEVKDALGEVEEKYRKAMVSNAQLDNEKNNLMYQVDTLKDSLMELEELLSESRRGYEDKVKEYEREKHSHTVLQFQFTEMKETLKQSEELLNDIRQLRIKQEGFVREISDLQETVEWKDKKIGALERQKEYTDAIRIERDELREETVKLKDILKKHGIVLGPDLNINGELGEAEVVETPGADHVTQPAADAQGAPTEGNSMLEIRLRKLVDEREKMIEQVKKLKSQLDLKTQRNGTDSSVSPDGEILENGNDPNLIELQRDSSRQISDFKFKLVKTEQEVTALEQNVTRLEGQVLRYKSAAENAEKVEDELKAEKRKLQRELRTALDKVDELESNNSHLSKRLEKIKSSRGMAQTP
- the lrrfip1a gene encoding leucine-rich repeat flightless-interacting protein 2 isoform X34, which produces MGTQGTGRKRSTKKERSTAEDDALNLIAREAEARLAAKRAARAEAREIRMKELERQQKEIFQVQKKYYGLDTKLDDRTDSKWGDIEQWMEDSERYSRSSRIQTLSDDDERMSVGSRGSVRSDLDAVGAHGGGDSIKKSKKKKKHKHKDRSVCDDDCSVLSSRSSRLSDESRASRSSRLDLTASYASSDLYNFNGLSSSRNGYQSSLYEDGLGGGSTRVSGSSSRTLEYSSYRSPGSRASSRAGSARASPVEHSASVASFLRSSAGSGGLPQDLDDVTIPDFPHVEDRDYLEKGSRAASALTAATLTSVGGTSSRRGSGETAIAIDAETSIREIKEIHELKDQIQDVESKYTQNLKEVKDALGEVEEKYRKAMVSNAQLDNEKNNLMYQVDTLKDSLMELEELLSESRRGYEDKVKEYEREKHSHTVLQFQFTEMKETLKQSEELLNDIRQLRIKQEGFVREISDLQETVEWKDKKIGALERQKEYTDAIRIERDELREETVKLKDILKKHGIVLGPDLNINGELGEAEVVETPGADHVTQPAADAQGAPTEGNSMLEIRLRKLVDEREKMIEQVKKLKSQLDLKTQRNGTDSSVSPDGEILENGNDPNLIELQRDSSRQISDFKFKLVKTEQEVTALEQNVTRLEGQVLRYKSAAENAEKVEDELKAEKRKLQRELRTALDKVDELESNNSHLSKRLEKIKSSRGMAQTP
- the lrrfip1a gene encoding leucine-rich repeat flightless-interacting protein 2 isoform X31, with amino-acid sequence MGTQGTGRKRSTKKERSTAEDDALNLIAREAEARLAAKRAARAEAREIRMKELERQQKEIFQVQKKYYGLDTKLDDRTDSKWGDIEQWMEDSERYSRSSRIQTLSDDDERMSVGSRGSVRSDLDAVGAHGGGDSIKKSKKKKKHKHKDRSVCDDDCSVLSSRSSRLSDESRASRSSRLDLTSSRLSDDTRVSRASRLDLRPASYASSDLYNFNGLSSSRNGYQSCRSLSQLHRRSSLYEDGLGGGSTRVSGSSSRTLEYSSYRSPGSRASSRAGSARASPVEHSASVASFLRSSAGSGGLPQDLDDVTIPDFPHVEDRDYLEKGSRAASALTAATLTSVGGTSSRRGSGETAIAIDAETSIREIKEIHELKDQIQDVESKYTQNLKEVKDALGEVEEKYRKAMVSNAQLDNEKNNLMYQVDTLKDSLMELEELLSESRRGYEDKVKEYEREKHSHTVLQFQFTEMKETLKQSEELLNDIRQLRIKQEGFVREISDLQETVEWKDKKIGALERQKEYTDAIRIERDELREETVKLKDILKKHGIVLGPDLNINGELGEAEVVETPGADHVTQPAADAQGAPTEGNSMLEIRLRKLVDEREKMIEQVKKLKSQLDLKTQRNGTDSSVSPDGEILENGNDPNLIELQRDSSRQISDFKFKLVKTEQEVTALEQNVTRLEGQVLRYKSAAENAEKVEDELKAEKRKLQRELRTALDKVDELESNNSHLSKRLEKIKSSRGMAQTP
- the lrrfip1a gene encoding leucine-rich repeat flightless-interacting protein 2 isoform X36; this translates as MGTQGTGRKRSTKKERSTAEDDALNLIAREAEARLAAKRAARAEAREIRMKELERQQKEIFQVQKKYYGLDTKLDDRTDSKWGDIEQWMEDSERYSRSSRIQTLSDDDERMSVGSRGSVRDSIKKSKKKKKHKHKDRSVCDDDCSVLSSRSSRLSDESRASRSSRLDLTSSRLSDDTRVSRASRLDLRPASYASSDLYNFNGLSSSRNGYQSCRSLSQLHRRSSLYEDGLGGGSTRVSGSSSRTLEYSSYRSPGSRASSRAGSARASPVEHSASVASFLRSSAGSGGLPQDLDDVTIPDFPHVEDRDYLEKGSRAASALTAATLTSVGGTSSRRGSGETAIAIDAETSIREIKEIHELKDQIQDVESKYTQNLKEVKDALGEVEEKYRKAMVSNAQLDNEKNNLMYQVDTLKDSLMELEELLSESRRGYEDKVKEYEREKHSHTVLQFQFTEMKETLKQSEELLNKHGIVLGPDLNINGELGEAEVVETPGADHVTQPAADAQGAPTEGNSMLEIRLRKLVDEREKMIEQVKKLKSQLDLKTQRNGTDSSVSPDGEILENGNDPNLIELQRDSSRQISDFKFKLVKTEQEVTALEQNVTRLEGQVLRYKSAAENAEKVEDELKAEKRKLQRELRTALDKVDELESNNSHLSKRLEKIKSSRGMAQTP
- the lrrfip1a gene encoding leucine-rich repeat flightless-interacting protein 2 isoform X35, which produces MGTQGTGRKRSTKKERSTAEDDALNLIAREAEARLAAKRAARAEAREIRMKELERQQKEIFQVQKKYYGLDTKLDDRTDSKWGDIEQWMEDSERYSRSSRIQTLSDDDERMSVGSRGSVRSDLDAVGAHGGGDSIKKSKKKKKHKHKDRSVCDDDCSVLSSRSSRLSDESRASRSSRLDLTSSRLSDDTRVSRASRLDLRPASYASSDLYNFNGLSSSRNGYQSCRSLSQLHRRSSLYEDGLGGGSTRVSGSSSRTLEYSSYRSPGSRASSRAGSARASPVEHSASVASFLRSSAGSGGLPQDLDDVTIPDFPHVEDRDYLEKGSRAASALTAATLTSVGGTSSRRGSGETAIAIDAETSIREIKEIHELKDQIQDVESKYTQNLKEVKDALGEVEEKYRKAMVSNAQLDNEKNNLMYQVDTLKDSLMELEELLSESRRGYEDKVKEYEREKHSHTVLQFQFTEMKETLKQSEELLNKHGIVLGPDLNINGELGEAEVVETPGADHVTQPAADAQGAPTEGNSMLEIRLRKLVDEREKMIEQVKKLKSQLDLKTQRNGTDSSVSPDGEILENGNDPNLIELQRDSSRQISDFKFKLVKTEQEVTALEQNVTRLEGQVLRYKSAAENAEKVEDELKAEKRKLQRELRTALDKVDELESNNSHLSKRLEKIKSSRGMAQTP